GTATATATGATCTCGAACGTGGTTGGCGCTGTCGTCTCTCCTCCACTTTTGTTTCTCCCGGGGGATCTTCCTCTTGAGAAGTGGTAGCTTGGTCGCCGGGGGCTTGCTCTTAGTTTGTCTTGAAAATAAAACCTTTCAATTCTGCTGCAGTAGCTTGTTCTTAGGTGAACCGCGTGATTTCTTTCATGGAAATCCAAAGGGGAGGCACTGCATGCCTAGGTTGATTTCTCCCTCCCTTTATATATATCACAGGGCCAAGGAGGAGCACCGCCGCCGCATCGCCGCCTGCCTCGTCAAAGGCGTTTACGTCCACGAGAACGACAGAGCGGAGCGCAGGGCGGTTAAGCTGGCGCCGGCGTGGTGGGAAAGCTTTGGCTTCCACCTAAAGAAAGAACTCAGAGAGCCGATATACTCCGCCATCGTCGGTGTTGTATTCGACACCATCTACGGTGCCATCTTCGAGTACAGCCCCAGCGCGCCCGGCGACCGGTGCGCTCCACGGTATGTCGTCGCCTTCAGGGGCACAAAGCCGGGGAGTATTCGAGACTACTACCTTGACTTGAAAATAGTGATCAACAAACTGAAGAAACGCACGCGCTGCGTGCAAGCGTGCGCTACGATCGAGGGACTTATGATGGAGGAGGGCCAAGACAGCTGCATCTGGCTCGCCGGGCACTCTCTCGGAGCGGCTGTGGCGCTGGTCGTGGGACGGTACATGATGGTGCAGGAGAAGCCGCCCAACCTCCCGACCTTCCTCTTCAATCCACCGCACGTCTCATTTATAACGTCGATCAACTTGCTGAAGCTGGACCCGGTGGCGAAGGAGAGCGTGCACCGGGTGGGTAACATCTTAAGGGAGGGT
The sequence above is a segment of the Triticum urartu cultivar G1812 unplaced genomic scaffold, Tu2.1 TuUngrouped_contig_10531, whole genome shotgun sequence genome. Coding sequences within it:
- the LOC125526574 gene encoding GDSL esterase/lipase At4g10955-like, with the protein product MGKLLNSADDLDRFDLHGPKDLMDLDEIDWAKEEHRRRIAACLVKGVYVHENDRAERRAVKLAPAWWESFGFHLKKELREPIYSAIVGVVFDTIYGAIFEYSPSAPGDRCAPRYVVAFRGTKPGSIRDYYLDLKIVINKLKKRTRCVQACATIEGLMMEEGQDSCIWLAGHSLGAAVALVVGRYMMVQEKPPNLPTFLFNPPHVSFITSINLLKLDPVAKESVHRVGNILREGAAKVLRSHRERMDNLFQRLSPWVPNLYVHEKDPICQGFIDYFEQRQKFMEGSHRVGTTFAAFSLRDGFWHLIDKDKDRPQLLPSAKLWKSCLDHDPHGLSSGGNRTASSAAWRPSIIATLCLKHKLLLPLCRLSCCSWSKSVYLLFFSNK